A single region of the Plasmodium reichenowi strain SY57 chromosome 9, whole genome shotgun sequence genome encodes:
- a CDS encoding hypothetical protein (conserved Plasmodium protein, unknown function): MTNAGTTDLSWLPSDADEQLALGFKIVTNAYKTRVTSQEAEIRSLKGQLTEKQEQLSSIQKKYSNLEVQLIESTQRGNQLADENKQLITTIKKLNRDIDRLENLKKAVLNSIQEEHDVEDAHKYYSADDLLQTTAPRTMLEMNGNEDSCQSIINKIVNSDTHNIINGSFNSPYIGNVPLGEKNTDGRAFFRNARSRLSYEQFNQFLSNIKKLNNHQQKREETLKKAQAIFGEANLDLYEEFKVLISKHS, translated from the exons ATGACAAACGCTGGAACTACTGATTTAAGTTGGTTACCTTCCGATGCTGATG AACAATTAGCCTTAGGGTTTAAAATTGTGACGAATGCATATAAAACAAGGGTCACGTCTCAAGAAGCTGAGATAAGATCATTAAAAGGACAATTAACAGAAAAACAGGAACAa tTATCATctattcaaaaaaaatatagcAATCTTGAGGTTCAATTGATTGAATCTACTCAAAGGGGAAATCAGTTAGCTGACGAAAATAAGCAATTAATTACAACCATAAAAAAG cTAAATAGAGATATTGATAGACTAGAGAATTTAAAGAAAGCCGTTTTAAATTCCATACAAGAAGAACACGATGTCGAAGACGCACACaaa TATTATTCAGCTGATGATCTTTTACAAACAACGGCACCTCGAACAATGTTGGAAATGAATGGAAATGAAGATTCATGTCAAAgtataattaataaaattgttAATTCAGATActcataatataattaatgGAAGTTTTAACTCTCCCTATATAGGAAATGT ACCCTTGGGTGAGAAAAACACAGACGGAAGGGCTTTTTTCAGAAATGCCCGAAGTAGATTATCATATGAACAATTTAATCAATTCTTAAGTAACATTAAAAAACTTAATAATCATCAACAAAAAAGAGAAGAGACGTTAAAAAAAGCTCAAGCCATTTTTGGTGAAGCAAATTTAGATTTATATGAAGAATTTAAAGTACTTATATCAAAACATTCATAA